In Marinomonas posidonica IVIA-Po-181, a single window of DNA contains:
- a CDS encoding efflux RND transporter periplasmic adaptor subunit gives MELKSKAGMMTAIGLSCAAVAWMVLGGNGITVSPTNANTIPQENTLVTQTNESKLAYSVQAKTLSAQIIEVHLPLSGQTVANETLTLVNNYQGKVTKLAIEKGDEVKQNQAILSIDTRTLKSQIEQAKLLIKQRALELDGIKKLNVGNLSSKVNLAQAETDLASAKSSLKALEIDLENATLTAPFSGIVNSLEVKQGQVLSVGTQVGHLVSLNPIKISVNIPQNKIQQIQLGTLGKVTLESGYEAEGAVSFINTTANTSSRTIQVEMEVDNPDNKISSGLTASVDFILEEQKAHAFSPALLTLDDSGHTAVKIIDINNKVKIMPVVIVKSERDQIWVKGLPNNVNIITVGQGFVSEGDTVDAHYQL, from the coding sequence ATGGAATTAAAAAGTAAGGCGGGGATGATGACGGCAATCGGTTTGTCCTGTGCTGCTGTCGCTTGGATGGTGCTTGGTGGCAATGGCATCACCGTCAGCCCAACCAACGCCAATACGATCCCGCAAGAAAATACCCTTGTTACTCAAACCAACGAAAGCAAACTTGCTTATTCGGTACAAGCCAAAACCCTGAGCGCACAAATCATTGAAGTTCACCTCCCTCTAAGTGGCCAAACCGTCGCGAATGAGACCTTAACGCTCGTCAACAACTATCAGGGCAAAGTCACCAAGTTAGCCATCGAAAAAGGCGATGAGGTAAAGCAAAATCAAGCCATTCTTTCCATCGATACCCGCACCTTAAAAAGCCAGATTGAACAAGCCAAGCTATTAATCAAGCAACGTGCTTTGGAATTAGACGGCATTAAGAAACTGAATGTGGGCAATTTGAGTTCGAAGGTCAATTTGGCTCAAGCCGAAACGGATCTGGCCTCGGCCAAATCCAGCCTAAAAGCATTAGAAATCGACCTTGAAAATGCCACTCTTACGGCGCCATTTTCCGGCATAGTAAACAGCCTAGAGGTTAAACAAGGACAAGTACTGTCCGTTGGCACACAAGTTGGCCATTTAGTGTCATTAAACCCTATAAAAATCAGCGTCAACATCCCGCAGAATAAAATCCAACAAATTCAACTCGGCACCCTTGGCAAAGTCACACTTGAATCAGGCTATGAAGCCGAAGGCGCCGTGTCTTTCATCAACACCACGGCAAACACCTCAAGTCGCACTATCCAAGTCGAAATGGAAGTGGACAACCCAGACAACAAAATATCATCAGGCTTAACCGCCAGTGTCGATTTCATTTTAGAAGAGCAAAAAGCCCATGCTTTTTCCCCCGCCCTTCTGACCTTAGATGACTCTGGCCATACGGCCGTAAAAATCATCGACATCAACAATAAGGTCAAAATCATGCCCGTGGTTATCGTCAAGTCAGAGCGTGATCAAATATGGGTCAAAGGCCTACCGAATAATGTGAATATCATCACCGTCGGTCAGGGCTTTGTGTCCGAAGGCGACACAGTTGACGCACATTATCAACTCTAA